The Hevea brasiliensis isolate MT/VB/25A 57/8 chromosome 1, ASM3005281v1, whole genome shotgun sequence genome has a window encoding:
- the LOC110641057 gene encoding E3 ubiquitin-protein ligase RING1, which translates to MSSSGDTTADVAVVKPYFCYQCNCTVTITVSASSDPYCPLCHEGFLEEYENPTHDFNSQNPNPNQNPNPLSDPIFSVPDPVSTLLPLLFSSSTSIDLQNPNLFGNSRAASLDPDTFNPMEFLRNHLQNLHSGGARIQFVIENHPSDPGLRLPTNIGDYFIGPGLEQLIQQLAENDPNRYGTPPASESAIDALPTIKITEELLNSEMNQCAVCKDEFEKGAEAKQMPCKHVYHNDCILPWLKMHNSCPVCRYELPTDGADYESRTHGSRRSQGSNGVGSGGDNRTVERRFSVSLPWPFGRHGSSSDGGAGGQSSA; encoded by the coding sequence ATGTCATCCTCTGGAGATACCACCGCCGACGTAGCCGTAGTGAAACCTTACTTCTGCTACCAATGCAACTGCACCGTCACCATAACAGTCTCTGCGTCCTCCGACCCTTATTGTCCTTTATGCCATGAGGGCTTCCTCGAAGAATATGAAAACCCTACCCATGACTTCAATTCCCAAAACCCAAACCCCAATCAGAACCCGAATCCCTTATCTGATCCAATTTTCTCAGTCCCGGATCCTGTCTCTACCCTATTGCCTCTTCTCTTCTCATCGTCCACCAGCATCGACTTGCAAAACCCTAATCTCTTTGGGAACTCACGAGCTGCTTCTCTTGATCCTGACACATTCAATCCGATGGAATTTTTGCGAAACCATCTCCAGAACCTCCATTCCGGTGGTGCTCGCATCCAGTTTGTTATCGAGAACCACCCGTCAGATCCAGGGCTTCGCCTGCCAACGAATATTGGGGACTACTTCATTGGACCGGGTCTGGAGCAACTGATTCAACAACTGGCGGAGAATGATCCAAACCGGTATGGAACACCGCCGGCATCAGAATCGGCTATTGACGCATTGCCAACTATTAAAATCACTGAGGAGTTGTTGAATTCAGAAATGAATCAGTGTGCCGTTTGCAAAGACGAGTTTGAGAAGGGGGCTGAAGCGAAGCAAATGCCCTGTAAGCATGTGTATCACAACGATTGTATATTGCCATGGCTTAAAATGCATAATTCATGCCCTGTATGTCGGTATGAGTTGCCCACTGACGGTGCTGATTATGAGAGTCGGACACATGGCTCCCGCCGGAGTCAAGGAAGCAATGGAGTAGGAAGTGGAGGGGACAATCGGACAGTGGAGAGGCGGTTTAGTGTTTCCCTTCCGTGGCCTTTTGGAAGACATGGGTCTAGCAGTGATGGTGGAGCTGGTGGGCAAAGTAGTGCTTGA